A window of Gammaproteobacteria bacterium contains these coding sequences:
- a CDS encoding DUF2220 family protein has protein sequence MHRPAWLDEEAEILGLLSSLIDDLDKRPYSQRKQALRKKLNKKTLPGLFRHDAGSDQLWSLLKSLSTDYHIFDIKVDHKRGPYAAEFDNAALLFLENAEPLVRRWLLRPARRPYRQEWSDAVYSNESCFGDALDEFANRPIQVTGLSAEDIVLGFVKLSSLISKGMSLRQLSAYCFFGDSKFLDQRQDYVEKLFANSNIRPRPVVVNAYLPPRFDDVLFVENQDSYTELVLRGGMKFAIVYMAGFRSSARNIRDRDSVSLHFHHASTESEKDAFQSWWFQESSQLRDVWFWGDLDFSGMGILKSLRQRFNNAAAWRPGYQALLRALESGAGHKAETASKEEQQDPGEIGCEYADQELLPALRIRKRFIDQEGVLLDAI, from the coding sequence ATGCATAGACCTGCGTGGCTGGATGAGGAAGCGGAGATACTAGGATTGTTGTCTTCGCTTATTGACGATCTGGACAAACGTCCATACTCCCAGCGCAAGCAGGCCCTACGAAAAAAGCTGAACAAAAAAACACTTCCTGGATTGTTTCGCCACGATGCGGGCTCGGACCAGTTGTGGTCACTCTTAAAGTCTTTGTCGACTGATTACCATATTTTCGATATCAAAGTTGATCACAAACGAGGACCGTATGCCGCCGAATTCGACAATGCTGCGCTGCTGTTTCTTGAAAATGCGGAGCCGCTAGTTCGGCGTTGGCTGCTTCGACCGGCAAGGCGTCCATATCGTCAGGAGTGGAGTGACGCGGTATATTCGAATGAATCGTGTTTTGGCGATGCGCTTGACGAGTTTGCCAATCGACCGATTCAGGTCACGGGTTTGTCCGCGGAAGATATTGTTCTTGGCTTTGTCAAACTCTCCAGTTTAATTTCAAAAGGAATGAGTCTTCGCCAGTTAAGCGCATATTGCTTTTTTGGAGATTCAAAATTTCTTGATCAACGCCAGGACTATGTGGAAAAGCTATTTGCGAATTCAAATATTCGGCCACGTCCGGTGGTCGTAAATGCCTATTTACCACCTCGGTTCGATGACGTTTTGTTCGTTGAGAACCAGGATTCCTATACCGAGCTTGTACTCAGGGGAGGAATGAAATTCGCTATCGTGTATATGGCTGGTTTTCGTTCGAGTGCGAGAAATATACGTGATCGTGATAGCGTCAGTCTGCATTTTCATCATGCATCAACTGAATCAGAAAAAGACGCGTTTCAGAGCTGGTGGTTTCAGGAGTCGTCGCAACTAAGAGATGTCTGGTTCTGGGGAGATCTCGACTTTTCCGGCATGGGCATATTAAAGTCTCTCAGACAACGTTTCAACAATGCTGCCGCTTGGCGGCCGGGGTATCAGGCTCTGTTGCGGGCTCTTGAAAGTGGAGCAGGACATAAGGCTGAAACAGCGTCGAAAGAGGAGCAACAAGACCCTGGTGAAATCGGATGTGAGTACGCGGATCAGGAATTGTTACCCGCCTTGCGAATACGTAAAAGATTTATTGATCAGGAAGGCGTGCTATTGGATGCAATATGA
- a CDS encoding DUF4194 domain-containing protein, which yields MLSSCVMGILEGEGLSVDEFRELCLRLLNNGVLCRAENQVEQQLYDRFLRIEDLVKDYLQLMGVQLFHDRRFAYVRLYPPGANVPGMEDSEANAFGGGLRARLRQDEVALLLVLRLQYDKALREGQLDDAGFVTESLESISIAMRNLLNRSLPDKLTERRQVFQRLRQLRLIEFRQEDSIDSAESWIRIHPMIVSFVNDDALDALDQSLPQEEGEAADVS from the coding sequence ATGCTCAGTAGTTGTGTAATGGGAATCCTGGAAGGCGAAGGATTGTCTGTGGATGAGTTTCGTGAGCTATGCCTGCGTCTATTGAATAACGGCGTATTGTGTCGTGCAGAGAATCAGGTCGAGCAACAACTCTATGATCGTTTTCTGCGCATCGAAGATTTGGTGAAAGACTATCTGCAACTGATGGGCGTACAACTATTCCACGACCGACGTTTTGCTTATGTCCGTCTCTATCCGCCTGGCGCGAACGTACCGGGCATGGAAGACAGTGAAGCGAATGCCTTTGGCGGCGGTCTGCGCGCGCGTCTGCGTCAGGACGAAGTTGCGTTGTTGCTGGTCTTGCGTCTGCAATACGACAAAGCCTTGCGTGAAGGTCAACTCGACGACGCGGGTTTTGTCACCGAGTCGCTGGAATCTATCAGCATAGCCATGCGCAATCTACTCAATCGTTCCTTGCCGGACAAACTCACTGAGCGACGTCAGGTTTTTCAGCGGCTGCGTCAGTTGCGCCTGATCGAGTTTCGTCAGGAAGACAGTATCGATTCGGCCGAGTCCTGGATTCGTATTCATCCCATGATAGTCAGCTTCGTCAATGACGATGCACTGGATGCGCTTGATCAAAGCCTGCCGCAGGAAGAAGGGGAGGCCGCCGATGTTTCTTAA
- a CDS encoding DUF5716 family protein: MDFFVDERKHFFRPLTSKFRGQFMDCLRALYERLYGSSADYSRSFNRDQVIEVLEEAIARSPVLDEVEVEDFIAPSRSQREQANWLLNQMLEFGWLERKMDEATLQSTFAFTRHGRLFAQPIVETAGRGFRTRHRNTRNTRNALQSFLDKGEVYDLLDAFEYSERIIADFSDVIAELDDKKRQLVREVEAQQVMQRASDEFFDFMEKRFMPDLAVRLSADSVEKYRDEIDELLRSARRKRKEFKTAVEKELRRSAPELLEQREQSLYLKILNSIESRMHNASMIMLPALRQALQGFTRRADIIMRQLSYSGGGVQNRLHALCDRLKLAPQEQQTAGLHAAGEALASLSIGFVDTDSLRLNATRQARVVNTSVEVASSDDKESRKQMYVQTAVDLAFTFNNQAQRDYVVQALSDGHRIHSQNLPVADARELLMSAHIIELGAPSSSEFEFRVLPTANRVRTDYFEVVDEFTIELIERGMHAQ, translated from the coding sequence ATGGATTTTTTTGTTGATGAACGTAAGCATTTTTTCCGCCCCCTGACGAGCAAATTCCGCGGCCAGTTTATGGACTGTCTGCGTGCCTTGTATGAAAGGCTTTATGGTAGCAGCGCCGATTATAGTCGTAGTTTCAACCGCGATCAGGTGATTGAGGTACTCGAAGAGGCGATTGCACGTAGCCCGGTGCTGGATGAAGTCGAGGTCGAAGATTTTATTGCGCCCAGTCGTAGTCAGCGCGAACAGGCCAACTGGCTGCTCAATCAGATGCTGGAGTTCGGCTGGCTGGAACGCAAGATGGATGAGGCCACGCTGCAAAGCACGTTTGCCTTTACCCGTCATGGTCGCCTGTTTGCCCAACCTATAGTCGAAACAGCGGGCCGGGGTTTTCGCACCCGTCATCGCAATACGCGCAACACCCGCAACGCACTGCAATCCTTTCTCGACAAGGGCGAGGTCTATGACTTGCTCGATGCCTTTGAATATTCCGAACGCATTATTGCCGATTTTTCCGATGTTATTGCCGAACTCGATGATAAGAAACGCCAATTGGTAAGAGAGGTCGAGGCGCAACAAGTAATGCAACGTGCCTCTGATGAGTTTTTTGATTTCATGGAAAAACGTTTTATGCCGGATCTGGCGGTGCGTTTGTCCGCCGATTCGGTGGAGAAATATCGCGACGAGATCGACGAATTACTCAGGAGCGCGCGACGCAAGCGTAAGGAATTCAAAACAGCGGTGGAAAAGGAATTACGACGTAGCGCACCGGAGTTGCTTGAACAGCGCGAACAATCCTTGTATCTGAAAATTCTCAACAGCATTGAGTCGCGTATGCACAATGCGTCGATGATAATGTTGCCCGCACTGCGTCAGGCCTTACAGGGTTTTACCCGTCGCGCGGATATCATCATGCGCCAGCTTAGTTATTCAGGTGGCGGTGTGCAGAATCGTTTGCATGCGCTGTGTGATCGTTTGAAACTGGCGCCGCAGGAACAACAAACCGCGGGTTTGCATGCGGCGGGCGAGGCGCTGGCGTCACTTAGCATCGGCTTTGTCGACACCGATAGTTTGCGTTTGAATGCAACACGCCAGGCACGCGTGGTCAATACCAGTGTTGAGGTCGCCAGTAGTGACGACAAGGAATCGCGCAAGCAAATGTATGTTCAGACCGCTGTTGATCTGGCCTTTACCTTTAACAATCAGGCGCAGCGTGATTATGTTGTGCAGGCCTTGAGCGATGGTCATCGCATCCACAGCCAGAATCTTCCCGTGGCCGATGCGCGCGAACTATTAATGAGCGCGCACATTATCGAACTCGGCGCACCGAGTTCGAGTGAATTTGAATTCAGGGTTTTACCAACGGCGAATCGTGTCCGTACGGACTACTTCGAAGTCGTTGACGAATTTACGATAGAGTTGATCGAGCGAGGTATGCATGCTCAGTAG
- a CDS encoding DUF1566 domain-containing protein — MRIQTLFNKCQLILLAASLGLLAGCDTSTERHSSLLFSMDSYFKQHGSGKPSARSSHGVSSITLQIRKISGELLTEGRLDAEVSSKAFTVPSSVELHILANGFDGDIKTYAGEVAVAPLIPGESRQVSFHMYSVDLQPITIDVGLNNQPANGPSAGAKLSLSRNYFLFTSDASNLTEGDKNESTDVFLRDLDTGSILNLHTNAEGKAVSSSGLIAESNDISVDGRYAVFSSSSSDLVENDNNGVFDVFIKDTLSGFIQRISVSNTGQEFTLPSYSPDITNDGRYVLFYSEADLLGTGGNRYFRYDRIADTLTSSVQNARQATLSGDGAFIIYVDSTSGSLKSFSSNDGSIIDILATEQVNRKSKLAKVQTSAIEFAVNRDGSAIVFSLHANRTPFVRDEVYLFRRSSGTITRISENASGEAIRVIDAGLHYPGISDDGRFGVFRIDHTIYVKFFETGELVAVANGDRPILSPDGARIGYTSDFGRLYLVPNPLYSIAVNVTPTNTRSPAPQNVQVRSQNGGVSIHWDETGAHTYYRVYLANVRGVTPDNYLELEGGAQFETLENSLSVPLDEEHRRRIYVVVTPVDDEGEGEPSDEAELHYLVSTSAVTNGTITPSSHSDVEQGSHVAFNITPATGYHIGNVTGCSGSLENGVYTTGPITADCPVTAIFEINRFSLNYTAQANGVLQGDTEQTVNYGSSGSIVTAVPNVGYSFVNWSDGSVLNPRTDINVTSNINVSAFFSDNVYSLTYAAGVNGALAVGTNQISTFTQNVVHGGNSVQVTAVPNTGYHFTNWSDGSIQSSRTDLNVTGNINVSANFAINTYTLSYSAGPNGTLRANDSQGLTFSQTVNYGSDGFAVRAAPGPGYHFVNWSDGSIQNPRTDTNVTGNVTVTAIFAIDTFTLKYTDDGNGTIQGNANQTVDYGTSGSEVEAVPNTGYHFTSWSDESTQNPRTDLNVTGNIDVTANFVINTYTLNYTAGANGTLSVNETQTPTYAQTVNYSSSGSAITAVPSTGYHFVDWSDGSTQNPRTDTNVTGNITVTANFAINTYNLSYTAGANGMLGIAVAQVQTYSQTVDYGASGDTITAVPNTGYSFDSWSDGLLTASRTDTNVTADINVQANFVADVSPFTALNDTGLVSCSDGVNFVSCPQTLYPGQDAEYGRDANSTRNDNDGYAGFSFTKLDQNGNALAATATSWACVRDNTTGLVWEVKTSTNSSTEFSWPDAQTYASNLSLCGFSDWRLPTVNELLSLVDYHVSNPAIDTNFFPYTISNYYWTIRESSQTSGVIWVVRFSDGIAGPDSPNYFGFPVRAVRGQ; from the coding sequence ATGAGAATTCAAACCCTGTTTAACAAATGTCAATTGATTTTACTCGCTGCGAGTCTGGGCTTGCTCGCCGGTTGCGACACGTCCACCGAACGACACTCCTCTTTGTTGTTTTCTATGGATTCATATTTCAAGCAGCACGGCTCGGGCAAACCGTCTGCTCGAAGTTCACATGGTGTATCCTCGATCACACTCCAAATCCGAAAGATTAGCGGCGAGCTTTTGACGGAAGGACGCCTGGACGCAGAGGTCAGCAGCAAAGCTTTCACCGTTCCTTCAAGCGTGGAACTGCATATACTGGCAAATGGTTTTGATGGCGATATCAAGACATACGCAGGTGAGGTTGCAGTTGCGCCATTGATTCCCGGTGAGTCCAGACAAGTCAGTTTTCATATGTATAGTGTCGACCTTCAACCCATTACCATCGATGTCGGGCTAAACAATCAACCAGCGAACGGTCCTAGCGCTGGTGCAAAATTATCGCTAAGCCGCAATTATTTTCTTTTTACCTCGGATGCAAGCAATTTAACAGAGGGCGACAAGAATGAAAGCACGGATGTCTTTCTACGAGACCTGGACACTGGCAGCATCCTCAACCTTCATACCAACGCCGAAGGGAAAGCGGTCTCCTCTTCCGGACTAATAGCCGAAAGCAACGACATTTCCGTTGACGGCCGATACGCGGTATTTTCCTCTAGCTCCAGCGATCTGGTTGAAAATGATAACAACGGTGTTTTCGATGTCTTTATCAAAGACACGCTGAGTGGTTTTATCCAACGCATTAGCGTGTCAAACACCGGTCAGGAATTTACGCTCCCAAGCTACAGTCCTGACATTACCAACGACGGTCGTTACGTTCTGTTTTATTCAGAAGCCGATTTGCTTGGTACTGGCGGAAATCGATATTTTCGCTATGATCGAATTGCGGACACTCTAACCTCGAGCGTGCAGAATGCCCGTCAGGCGACTTTGAGTGGTGACGGTGCCTTTATCATTTATGTTGATAGCACGTCGGGATCGCTTAAGAGTTTTTCCAGTAATGACGGCAGCATCATCGATATTCTTGCCACCGAGCAAGTAAACAGAAAGTCTAAACTCGCCAAGGTTCAAACTAGCGCAATTGAGTTTGCTGTCAATCGAGATGGAAGCGCCATCGTATTTAGTCTCCATGCCAACCGTACTCCGTTTGTGCGCGATGAAGTTTATTTGTTCCGCCGCAGTTCGGGTACGATAACAAGGATAAGCGAGAACGCTAGTGGAGAAGCAATAAGGGTTATCGATGCCGGTTTACACTACCCAGGTATAAGCGATGACGGTCGTTTTGGTGTGTTTAGAATCGACCACACGATTTATGTTAAGTTTTTTGAGACCGGCGAACTTGTCGCCGTCGCCAACGGTGACCGTCCCATACTCAGCCCGGATGGCGCGCGTATCGGTTATACCAGTGATTTTGGTCGTCTATATTTAGTGCCAAATCCGCTTTATTCGATTGCGGTGAACGTTACACCAACAAATACGCGAAGCCCTGCACCACAAAATGTTCAGGTTCGCAGCCAAAACGGTGGAGTGTCGATACATTGGGATGAAACCGGTGCGCATACCTACTACCGAGTTTATCTGGCAAATGTACGCGGTGTTACGCCGGATAACTATCTGGAACTGGAAGGCGGCGCGCAATTTGAAACCTTGGAAAATAGTTTGTCAGTTCCGCTTGATGAAGAGCATCGTAGACGTATTTATGTCGTCGTCACTCCGGTAGATGATGAAGGCGAAGGTGAACCTTCGGATGAGGCAGAGTTACACTACCTGGTCAGCACCAGTGCGGTTACCAATGGCACTATCACACCCAGTTCGCATTCAGATGTAGAACAAGGCTCGCACGTCGCTTTCAACATTACTCCAGCAACCGGCTATCATATTGGCAACGTCACTGGGTGTTCGGGTAGTCTTGAGAACGGTGTTTATACGACAGGGCCAATTACTGCTGACTGTCCCGTCACAGCGATTTTTGAAATCAATAGATTTAGTTTGAATTATACTGCGCAGGCCAACGGCGTGTTGCAAGGTGATACCGAACAGACGGTGAACTACGGAAGCAGCGGTAGTATAGTCACCGCAGTTCCAAATGTAGGTTATAGCTTTGTCAACTGGTCCGACGGTTCTGTATTGAATCCACGCACGGATATAAATGTAACTTCGAACATCAACGTCTCCGCGTTTTTCTCAGACAACGTATATAGTTTGACTTATGCCGCAGGCGTAAACGGCGCGTTAGCCGTCGGTACGAATCAGATATCGACATTCACCCAAAACGTAGTACATGGCGGAAATAGCGTCCAGGTTACTGCCGTACCCAACACCGGCTACCATTTCACCAATTGGTCGGATGGTTCAATACAGAGTTCACGCACGGATTTGAATGTGACAGGCAATATCAATGTCTCGGCTAACTTTGCGATCAATACCTATACGTTGTCGTATTCGGCTGGCCCGAACGGTACGTTGCGGGCCAATGATAGTCAGGGACTGACTTTTTCACAAACCGTCAACTACGGAAGTGATGGCTTCGCCGTTAGGGCGGCTCCTGGCCCAGGCTACCACTTCGTCAATTGGTCGGATGGTTCGATACAAAATCCGCGGACCGATACCAATGTGACGGGTAATGTTACAGTCACCGCTATCTTTGCGATCGATACCTTTACCCTAAAATACACCGACGATGGGAACGGAACCATTCAGGGCAATGCGAACCAGACTGTTGACTACGGCACAAGTGGCAGCGAAGTCGAAGCCGTACCTAACACCGGCTACCATTTCACCAGTTGGTCGGATGAGTCGACGCAAAATCCGCGCACAGATTTAAACGTGACAGGCAATATCGATGTTACGGCTAACTTTGTAATCAATACCTATACATTGAACTACACTGCGGGTGCGAACGGAACCTTGAGCGTCAACGAAACCCAAACACCGACCTACGCGCAAACCGTCAACTACAGCAGCAGTGGTAGTGCCATCACGGCAGTACCGAGTACGGGTTACCACTTCGTCGATTGGTCCGATGGTTCCACACAAAATCCGCGCACCGATACCAATGTGACGGGCAATATTACTGTCACGGCGAACTTCGCGATTAACACTTATAACTTGTCCTACACGGCAGGCGCGAACGGTATGTTGGGTATCGCTGTAGCCCAGGTTCAGACATATTCACAAACTGTGGATTATGGTGCTTCTGGTGATACGATTACTGCAGTGCCAAACACTGGTTACAGTTTTGATTCCTGGTCAGATGGACTCCTAACCGCCTCAAGAACTGATACGAATGTCACTGCTGACATTAACGTGCAAGCGAATTTTGTCGCCGACGTAAGCCCGTTTACGGCGTTAAACGATACCGGTTTAGTTAGTTGTAGTGATGGTGTAAATTTTGTGAGTTGTCCGCAAACCCTGTATCCCGGCCAAGATGCCGAATATGGCAGAGACGCGAACAGCACTCGCAATGACAATGATGGGTATGCCGGATTCTCGTTTACCAAACTCGATCAAAACGGAAACGCTTTAGCAGCGACGGCGACAAGTTGGGCCTGTGTTCGAGACAATACGACGGGACTTGTTTGGGAAGTCAAAACATCAACTAATTCGAGTACTGAATTTTCTTGGCCGGATGCGCAAACATATGCGAGTAACTTGAGTTTATGCGGCTTCAGCGATTGGCGGCTACCAACGGTAAACGAACTACTTTCATTGGTTGACTACCATGTCAGCAACCCGGCTATTGATACTAATTTTTTCCCGTATACCATTAGCAACTACTATTGGACTATAAGGGAGTCTTCCCAAACATCAGGCGTTATATGGGTGGTCCGTTTCAGTGATGGAATCGCAGGACCAGATTCACCGAACTATTTTGGATTTCCAGTTCGCGCGGTGAGAGGGCAATAA
- a CDS encoding DUF1566 domain-containing protein: MKNNVLLLAITGLTMCTSPLVHATCNTNLPETTPTQRFDNNLDGTVTDLKTGLMWKQCVEGMTAQGTTACVGTALTFGWQSALQQVQVVNGDPSQNLGYSDWRMPNIKELQTIVERQCDSPAINQAVFPNDPGTYTWSSTSNKIPANGAWRTGFDTGNAISSGLSNLTNIRLVRGMEP; encoded by the coding sequence ATGAAGAACAACGTTCTACTACTCGCAATAACTGGCTTAACCATGTGTACAAGCCCTTTGGTGCATGCGACATGCAATACCAACTTACCTGAAACCACACCGACACAGCGATTCGACAATAACCTGGATGGAACAGTAACTGATTTAAAAACAGGATTGATGTGGAAACAGTGCGTCGAAGGAATGACAGCCCAGGGCACCACGGCTTGCGTTGGCACTGCGCTAACTTTTGGTTGGCAGAGTGCGTTGCAACAAGTACAGGTTGTAAACGGAGACCCTTCCCAAAACCTCGGCTATAGTGACTGGCGCATGCCTAATATCAAAGAGCTTCAAACAATTGTTGAGCGGCAGTGTGATTCGCCTGCGATTAATCAAGCTGTATTTCCAAATGATCCAGGCACATACACATGGTCCTCCACCTCCAATAAGATCCCAGCAAATGGCGCCTGGAGGACAGGTTTTGATACCGGTAATGCAATCTCCAGCGGGCTTAGCAATCTCACAAACATTAGACTCGTACGAGGCATGGAACCGTAG
- a CDS encoding dockerin type I domain-containing protein translates to MINVAIGPRRLCCILVLSFNFFCSFAYGAPPLLSSVAPNNGDGLLPHDVSIVGSGFLPGASVNLLSGGPVWLGSFNTDDYAWDVFAKDDIAYVADDNTGLQLFDVSDPRNPILLSTYVVTGSGIVPPAARGVTVFGTIAYVAALTGGLQVVDVSDPTNPVQLGSYDTPATDYAYDVVVLGQYAYVAYQSSGLVIIDISDPANLVQVGAYKQSGVGNGASKVFVDGNVAYIADNYLGLLAIDVSDPANPTLVGSLVVSGIAYDVFVRNNVAYVPAYEAGLLAIDVSNPAAMTVLDSYDTIGYASHVDIIGHIAYVSDEHTGIRIFDISDPSNLRRIGFVDTPGYAKSLYALNGNLFVADGGAGFQIYDVRNPTVPPLAGTFKTANNAYAIDVVGNIAYVADGGTGLVILDIGNTQNIVQLGSYDTPDLALGVSVQGIYAYVADGNSGLQIIDVSNPASPTLVASFDTPGRAYDVKINGNHAYIADYLSGLQIVDISDPVNPVFAGAYDTPGEALGVAVSGTYAYVADRSAGLQIIDISDPTAPVLAGNYDTPGLAYGVFVYGILTFVADGWGGIQAINTMMPSLPSLFGEFPTLGFANDVMVVNNRVFVSNSETGVLEIDISDTSNPLVRGWYDTPGYSYGIDVIGNTIYVADNYAGVQVIERNALVSGISYADGENMSAVVPANLPFGPYHLVVTNPGGILETGNFFNAYYASPGAIDQDPDGDGIFSISDNCLNVANPDQRDTDRDGFGNRCDADLNQDGRVNFGDIAIFKQRFLSRDADADFNGDGRVNFGDLAFIKQKFLSVPGPSGIAP, encoded by the coding sequence GTGATCAATGTCGCGATAGGGCCGCGCCGTCTATGTTGTATATTAGTTCTTAGTTTTAATTTCTTTTGTAGTTTCGCCTATGGAGCGCCGCCGCTGCTCAGTAGTGTTGCGCCGAATAACGGCGATGGGCTTTTGCCTCATGATGTCTCGATCGTCGGGAGTGGATTTCTTCCCGGTGCGAGCGTTAATCTTCTCAGCGGTGGACCGGTATGGTTGGGTTCATTTAACACCGACGATTACGCCTGGGACGTTTTCGCAAAAGACGACATCGCCTACGTCGCCGATGACAACACCGGGCTTCAACTCTTTGACGTATCCGATCCGCGAAATCCTATCTTGTTGTCAACCTATGTGGTTACCGGCTCGGGAATTGTGCCTCCGGCAGCGAGAGGTGTAACAGTTTTTGGCACAATCGCCTATGTCGCAGCATTGACCGGCGGATTGCAGGTCGTCGACGTTAGCGATCCAACGAATCCTGTTCAACTTGGCAGTTACGACACGCCTGCTACTGATTACGCCTATGATGTGGTGGTGCTTGGTCAGTACGCCTATGTTGCATACCAGTCCTCGGGTCTCGTGATCATTGATATCAGCGATCCGGCAAATCTGGTGCAAGTCGGTGCGTATAAGCAAAGCGGCGTTGGCAATGGCGCGTCGAAGGTTTTTGTCGACGGCAATGTCGCCTATATTGCGGACAACTACCTGGGCTTGCTCGCCATCGATGTCAGTGATCCTGCAAATCCTACACTCGTTGGATCACTCGTCGTGTCCGGTATTGCGTACGACGTATTTGTTCGAAACAATGTTGCCTACGTACCCGCGTATGAGGCCGGATTGTTGGCAATTGATGTGTCCAATCCTGCTGCGATGACGGTGTTGGATTCCTACGACACTATTGGATACGCGAGCCACGTCGATATCATCGGCCATATCGCCTATGTGTCTGACGAGCACACCGGAATACGTATTTTTGATATTAGCGACCCATCGAATTTGCGCCGTATCGGTTTTGTCGATACACCCGGTTACGCGAAATCACTATATGCCTTGAACGGAAACTTATTTGTCGCGGATGGTGGGGCAGGGTTTCAGATTTACGATGTTCGTAATCCCACCGTGCCGCCGCTCGCTGGTACGTTTAAAACCGCAAACAATGCGTATGCTATCGACGTCGTCGGCAATATTGCTTACGTTGCCGACGGTGGAACTGGTCTCGTTATTCTCGATATTGGCAACACCCAAAACATCGTTCAGTTAGGCAGCTATGACACGCCCGATCTTGCGCTAGGTGTCAGCGTGCAAGGAATCTACGCCTATGTTGCCGACGGCAATTCGGGGCTGCAAATTATCGACGTATCGAATCCCGCTTCACCGACGTTAGTCGCATCCTTCGACACGCCGGGTAGGGCATACGACGTAAAGATAAATGGCAATCATGCGTATATCGCCGATTATTTATCCGGACTGCAAATCGTAGACATCAGCGATCCTGTCAATCCAGTATTCGCCGGTGCATACGATACACCGGGTGAAGCCTTAGGCGTCGCAGTGTCCGGAACATATGCGTATGTCGCTGACCGATCCGCCGGACTGCAAATCATAGACATCTCAGATCCAACTGCACCGGTGTTAGCGGGCAACTACGACACACCCGGACTCGCGTATGGTGTTTTCGTGTACGGCATTTTGACTTTTGTCGCTGACGGCTGGGGCGGTATCCAGGCTATCAACACTATGATGCCATCGCTTCCGTCACTCTTCGGCGAATTTCCAACACTGGGTTTCGCAAATGATGTGATGGTGGTGAACAACAGAGTATTCGTCAGTAACTCGGAAACTGGCGTGCTGGAAATAGATATCTCGGATACGAGCAACCCGCTTGTGCGTGGTTGGTATGATACGCCCGGCTATTCCTACGGTATCGATGTAATCGGCAACACGATATATGTGGCAGACAACTATGCTGGTGTGCAGGTCATCGAACGTAACGCCTTAGTCAGCGGTATTTCCTACGCCGATGGCGAAAACATGAGTGCCGTTGTCCCTGCGAATTTGCCTTTTGGGCCGTATCATCTTGTCGTCACCAATCCGGGTGGCATTCTTGAGACCGGGAATTTTTTCAACGCCTACTATGCAAGCCCAGGCGCGATTGATCAGGACCCGGACGGTGATGGCATATTCAGCATCAGTGATAACTGTCTAAACGTGGCAAATCCGGATCAACGCGATACCGATCGCGATGGTTTTGGCAATCGTTGCGATGCGGATTTGAACCAGGATGGGCGGGTGAACTTTGGTGATATCGCAATCTTTAAACAACGTTTTCTGAGTAGAGATGCTGACGCGGATTTTAACGGCGACGGTCGCGTCAATTTTGGTGATTTGGCGTTTATAAAACAAAAATTTCTGAGTGTTCCTGGCCCGAGCGGCATAGCACCATAA